One genomic window of Actinoalloteichus hoggarensis includes the following:
- a CDS encoding CRISPR-associated endonuclease Cas3'', which produces MIEDHSASPPRSSVARDGDRDLLRAWAKSANESVPHPLICHALDTAAVAYRLYPLLLGPTVQAEMTAAFGRFGGPGGAEENARCWAAVLSGLHDLGKIAPAFQALRIDLALRSHADAPTEPALRRAAQPKGAVRVDPPHGWVTQLHLSRMLREVKAHRSMIEAIAWGLGGHHGYIPDAARRAETGAMIRDNGGRDEEQRARNLVGRLLELWKLPAWDSLPWRTENSTAEIGLAGAVGLAGLTSVSDWIASDRDNFPWVGPDIELVEYAQGTDPQAVRAVTRLDWTPWRPPENTGFTTLFPGTETEPTVPRPVQVAAERLLDGVTEPGLLVVEAPTGEGKTRLGIQAAAVLVRRLGLAGMYQGMPTRATGDQVFTELDDLVTNHQPAMRVRLLHGAADQHPRIQARIAAAGGPKRRRRPVVVADVDRDHEDEPQGAVPEWFVRNRGIIAPVGTGTIDQMLMGVIRSKHVFVRLTGLSNKVLILDEVHGYDLYMSILIDRLLHWAGRLGVPVILMSATLPTNRKNELIRVWRAGRLGLPVAKVDLVQVASSYPELTWADAGGVRTWRDIEPASGAARVSQRNGNRVIAVDLDTLPDDDDVDARADWLLDEVKAALDAGQDIGIAVVHNLVRRVKATDEALHRALSRRGGRHGFGGLERITITSHLTAAERAAAEERLTARFGRAATETGPTIVIGTQVLEQGLDLSFDLMASDLAPIDSLIQRAGRIRRHEDRGTEPLFVRLVVMGATRTSKGVEFPSHTVRIYPALLLLRTWLLLAALPRAHGEQSEHRDRSGLGPSEGDRLIHCPADLRGLVDGLYAEEFDQPVPPELAAAWKKATAAAALARDDAHRADKVRVPQPVGQLVFGGLTGNPTSANQTRKKGRPDDAG; this is translated from the coding sequence GTGATCGAGGATCATTCAGCATCGCCACCGCGATCGTCCGTTGCCCGGGACGGTGATCGCGATCTGTTGCGGGCCTGGGCCAAGTCGGCGAACGAGTCGGTACCCCACCCGCTGATCTGCCATGCCCTCGATACGGCGGCGGTCGCCTATCGACTGTATCCGCTGCTGCTCGGACCCACGGTCCAAGCCGAGATGACGGCGGCCTTCGGCCGGTTCGGCGGCCCGGGCGGCGCGGAGGAGAACGCTCGCTGCTGGGCGGCCGTCCTCAGTGGGCTTCATGACCTCGGCAAGATCGCTCCAGCGTTCCAGGCCCTGCGGATCGATCTAGCGCTCCGGTCGCATGCCGATGCACCGACGGAGCCTGCCCTGCGACGGGCGGCGCAGCCGAAAGGCGCCGTCCGAGTCGACCCGCCGCACGGCTGGGTCACCCAACTGCACCTGTCTCGGATGTTGAGGGAGGTGAAGGCGCATCGGTCGATGATCGAGGCGATCGCCTGGGGACTCGGCGGACATCATGGATACATTCCGGATGCCGCCCGTCGCGCCGAGACCGGCGCCATGATTCGGGACAACGGAGGAAGGGACGAGGAGCAGCGGGCCCGGAACCTGGTCGGGCGACTGCTCGAACTCTGGAAGCTGCCCGCGTGGGATTCGCTTCCCTGGCGCACTGAGAACTCCACGGCGGAGATCGGCCTGGCGGGCGCGGTCGGGCTGGCCGGACTCACCTCGGTCAGTGACTGGATCGCCTCGGATCGAGACAACTTCCCGTGGGTCGGCCCTGACATCGAGCTGGTCGAGTACGCGCAGGGCACCGACCCGCAGGCGGTCAGGGCAGTGACGAGGCTGGACTGGACGCCATGGCGACCACCCGAGAACACGGGCTTCACGACGCTGTTTCCCGGCACCGAGACCGAGCCGACCGTTCCTCGCCCGGTGCAGGTGGCAGCGGAGCGGCTGCTCGACGGCGTGACGGAGCCGGGCCTGCTCGTGGTGGAGGCACCCACCGGCGAAGGGAAGACCAGGCTGGGCATCCAGGCTGCGGCCGTCCTGGTACGCAGGCTTGGCTTGGCCGGCATGTACCAGGGCATGCCCACCCGGGCCACCGGCGATCAGGTCTTCACCGAACTCGACGACCTGGTCACGAATCACCAGCCCGCCATGCGGGTGCGTCTCTTACACGGCGCCGCCGATCAGCATCCGAGGATTCAGGCGCGAATCGCGGCGGCAGGCGGCCCGAAAAGGCGTCGCCGTCCCGTCGTGGTCGCGGACGTCGACCGGGATCACGAGGACGAGCCGCAGGGGGCGGTCCCGGAATGGTTCGTGCGCAACCGAGGCATCATCGCCCCCGTCGGCACCGGCACGATCGACCAGATGTTGATGGGCGTGATCCGCTCGAAGCACGTCTTCGTTCGGCTGACCGGACTGTCCAACAAGGTATTGATCCTCGATGAGGTGCACGGCTACGACCTCTACATGTCCATCCTGATCGACCGGTTGCTCCATTGGGCGGGCAGGCTGGGCGTGCCCGTGATCCTGATGTCGGCGACGCTGCCCACGAACCGGAAGAACGAGCTGATCCGAGTCTGGCGAGCGGGACGGCTCGGACTGCCTGTCGCGAAGGTCGACCTGGTGCAGGTTGCGTCCTCCTACCCGGAACTGACCTGGGCGGATGCAGGCGGGGTGCGCACCTGGAGGGACATCGAGCCCGCGTCCGGGGCGGCGAGGGTTTCGCAGCGCAACGGCAATCGCGTCATCGCGGTCGATCTCGACACGCTCCCCGACGACGACGATGTCGACGCGCGGGCGGACTGGCTGCTCGACGAGGTCAAGGCCGCGCTGGACGCGGGGCAGGACATCGGGATCGCCGTGGTGCACAACCTGGTGCGGCGAGTGAAGGCGACAGACGAGGCGCTTCACCGGGCGTTGTCCCGACGCGGCGGTCGACACGGTTTCGGCGGGCTCGAACGGATCACCATCACCAGCCATCTGACGGCGGCCGAGCGCGCCGCGGCGGAAGAGAGACTGACGGCCCGGTTCGGCCGGGCAGCCACCGAGACCGGCCCCACCATCGTGATCGGCACGCAGGTCCTCGAACAGGGCCTCGACCTCAGCTTCGACCTGATGGCGAGTGATCTCGCGCCGATCGACAGCCTGATCCAGCGTGCGGGACGGATTCGCAGGCACGAGGACCGGGGCACCGAGCCGCTGTTCGTGCGGCTGGTGGTGATGGGCGCTACCCGGACGTCGAAGGGCGTGGAGTTCCCGTCGCACACCGTGCGGATCTATCCCGCGCTGCTCCTGCTTCGCACCTGGTTGTTACTCGCCGCCCTGCCGCGTGCGCACGGCGAGCAGAGCGAACACAGGGACCGCAGCGGCCTCGGGCCGTCGGAGGGAGATCGACTCATCCACTGCCCAGCCGATCTGCGCGGCCTGGTCGACGGGCTCTACGCCGAGGAGTTCGACCAGCCGGTGCCGCCGGAACTCGCGGCGGCCTGGAAGAAGGCCACGGCTGCCGCGGCTCTGGCGCGGGACGACGCCCATCGCGCTGACAAGGTCCGTGTGCCGCAGCCCGTCGGCCAACTCGTCTTCGGCGGGTTGACGGGTAATCCGACGTCGGCGAATCAGACTCGCAAGAAGGGGCGTCCGGATGACGCAGGATGA
- a CDS encoding RNA-binding S4 domain-containing protein, which translates to MRDVEIQDDGIRLGQFLKLADLAADGGDARELLGAGEVTVNGEPESRRGRQLLPGDVVMVGEDRVRVFAPGA; encoded by the coding sequence ATGCGCGACGTGGAGATCCAGGACGACGGCATCCGGCTGGGCCAGTTCCTCAAGTTGGCCGACCTCGCTGCCGACGGCGGCGACGCGCGCGAGCTGCTCGGCGCGGGCGAGGTGACGGTGAACGGCGAGCCCGAGTCCCGACGCGGCCGACAGCTCCTTCCCGGCGACGTCGTCATGGTCGGCGAGGACAGGGTGCGGGTGTTCGCGCCGGGGGCGTGA
- a CDS encoding rhamnogalacturonan lyase: protein MRSRRLRRSTLPALAVLASLSLAVPTANAYQPSPVDSSRTDTIADDPTPSQTARQVEALDRGVVSVRSGNGNLVSWRWLATDPDSVGFNVYRGSTRLNSSPITNSTNYLDAGAAAGSTYTVRAVVDGSEQAASPPALRFGAGYLDVPIQQPAGGSGYTYVANDASVGDLDGDGQYEIVLKWDPTNAKDNAQSGTTGNVYLDAYKLNGTRLWRIDLGRNIRAGAHYTQFQVYDYDGDGRAEVAAKTADATRDGVGTVIGNANADHRNSSGYVLAGPEYLTMFEGTTGRALSTVDYVPLRGNVSSWGDDYGNRVDRFLAGTAYLDGVRPSLIMARGYYTRSVIVAWDFRNGSLTRRWTFDSNSSTNGPRWAGQGNHSLSIADVDGDGRDEILYGAMAVDDNGHGLWANGTGHGDAGHVGDLDPSRPGLEYFKVNEASNQPGSWLADARTGETLWRTASGGDNGRGVSGDIWAGSPGAESWSSRDGQIRNPQGQNVGRKPSSTNFLIWWDADPVRELLDGTRIDKYGPSGDTRLLTGSGVTSNNGTKATPSLSGDLFGDWREEVIWPTTDHRALRIYSTPHQTDRRITTLMHDTQYRVAIAWQNTAYNQPPHPSFFLGDGMATAPRPAVYTP, encoded by the coding sequence GTGAGATCACGACGATTACGCCGTAGCACCCTCCCCGCGCTTGCCGTGCTGGCCTCGCTTTCGCTGGCCGTCCCGACCGCCAACGCCTACCAGCCCTCCCCCGTGGACTCGTCCCGAACCGACACGATCGCAGACGACCCGACCCCGTCGCAGACGGCGCGCCAGGTGGAGGCCCTCGATCGCGGGGTGGTGAGCGTCCGCTCCGGAAACGGCAATCTGGTCAGCTGGCGCTGGCTGGCCACCGACCCGGACTCGGTGGGCTTCAACGTCTATCGGGGCTCCACACGACTCAACTCCTCCCCCATCACGAACTCGACCAACTATCTGGACGCCGGTGCGGCGGCGGGCAGCACCTACACCGTCCGAGCCGTGGTCGACGGATCCGAGCAGGCCGCATCGCCGCCCGCACTGCGGTTCGGCGCCGGCTATCTGGACGTGCCGATCCAGCAGCCCGCAGGCGGCAGCGGCTATACCTACGTCGCCAACGACGCCAGCGTGGGCGACCTGGACGGCGACGGGCAGTACGAGATCGTGCTGAAGTGGGACCCGACCAACGCCAAGGACAACGCCCAATCCGGGACCACCGGCAACGTCTATCTCGACGCCTACAAGCTGAACGGGACACGCCTGTGGCGGATCGACCTCGGACGCAACATCCGGGCCGGAGCGCACTACACCCAGTTCCAGGTCTACGACTATGACGGCGACGGCCGCGCCGAGGTGGCGGCCAAGACCGCCGACGCGACCCGTGACGGGGTGGGCACCGTGATCGGCAACGCCAATGCCGATCATCGCAACTCCTCCGGCTATGTACTGGCAGGCCCCGAGTACCTGACGATGTTCGAGGGCACCACGGGACGAGCTCTGTCGACTGTGGACTATGTGCCGCTCCGGGGCAACGTCAGCAGTTGGGGCGACGACTACGGCAACCGCGTGGACCGGTTCCTGGCGGGCACCGCCTATCTCGACGGCGTCCGGCCGAGTCTGATCATGGCTCGCGGCTACTACACGCGGTCGGTCATCGTCGCCTGGGACTTCCGCAACGGCTCGCTGACCCGACGGTGGACCTTCGACAGCAACAGCTCCACCAACGGCCCGCGGTGGGCCGGCCAGGGCAACCACAGTCTGTCGATCGCCGACGTCGACGGCGACGGCAGGGACGAGATCCTCTACGGCGCGATGGCCGTCGACGACAACGGACACGGCCTGTGGGCCAACGGCACCGGCCACGGCGACGCCGGACACGTCGGTGATCTCGATCCGAGCAGGCCCGGCCTGGAGTACTTCAAGGTCAACGAGGCTTCCAACCAGCCGGGTTCCTGGCTCGCCGACGCCCGCACCGGCGAGACGTTGTGGCGGACGGCCTCCGGTGGAGACAACGGGCGGGGCGTCTCCGGCGACATCTGGGCGGGCAGTCCCGGCGCCGAGTCGTGGTCGTCACGTGACGGTCAGATCCGCAATCCACAGGGCCAGAACGTGGGCCGCAAGCCCTCGTCGACCAACTTCCTCATCTGGTGGGACGCCGACCCGGTGCGTGAGCTGCTCGACGGCACCCGTATCGACAAGTACGGGCCGTCCGGCGACACGAGGCTGCTCACCGGCAGCGGTGTCACCTCGAACAACGGCACGAAGGCGACGCCGTCGCTGTCCGGGGACCTGTTCGGAGACTGGCGCGAGGAGGTCATCTGGCCGACGACCGACCATCGCGCGCTGCGGATCTACAGCACGCCGCACCAGACCGACCGCCGGATCACCACCCTGATGCACGACACCCAGTACCGGGTCGCCATCGCCTGGCAGAACACGGCCTACAACCAGCCGCCGCACCCGAGCTTCTTCCTCGGCGACGGCATGGCCACCGCGCCCAGGCCTGCGGTGTACACGCCGTGA
- a CDS encoding helix-turn-helix transcriptional regulator encodes MDRDQLADFLRRRREALQPEDVGLGRGSRRRTQGLRREEVAALCDMSVDYYGRLEQRRGPQPSEQMLTAMARGLRLTLDERDHLFRLAGHNAPLRALRGDHVSPGLMRVLDRLADTPAQVMTEIGETLVQTPPATALFGDETRFQGLMRSIVYRWFLHPESRAVYPAEDHAALSRAFTADARTVYAKHGAGSRAAAVVDALLAQSTEFARLWQAHEVRTTHAQEKRLRHPEVGILEMQCQLLHDLGQGQSLLVLTATPGTDSYEKLRLLSVLGAQRLGSGA; translated from the coding sequence ATGGACAGAGATCAGCTGGCCGACTTCCTCCGCCGCAGGCGCGAGGCGTTGCAGCCCGAGGACGTCGGACTCGGCCGCGGCTCACGCCGACGCACGCAGGGCCTCCGCCGCGAGGAGGTCGCCGCGCTGTGCGACATGTCGGTCGACTACTACGGCCGCCTCGAACAGCGCCGAGGACCGCAGCCGTCCGAACAGATGCTCACGGCGATGGCGCGAGGCCTGCGACTCACCCTGGACGAACGCGACCACCTGTTCCGGCTCGCGGGCCACAACGCGCCGCTTCGGGCACTGCGCGGTGACCACGTCTCGCCGGGCCTCATGCGCGTCCTGGACCGGCTCGCCGACACGCCCGCCCAGGTGATGACGGAGATCGGCGAGACGCTGGTGCAGACCCCGCCGGCGACGGCGCTGTTCGGCGACGAGACCCGATTCCAGGGGCTCATGCGCAGCATCGTCTACCGCTGGTTCCTGCACCCCGAGTCCCGCGCGGTCTATCCCGCCGAGGACCACGCGGCGCTCTCGCGGGCCTTCACCGCCGACGCCCGCACCGTCTACGCCAAGCACGGGGCCGGCTCCCGTGCAGCCGCGGTCGTCGACGCGCTGCTCGCCCAGAGCACCGAGTTCGCCCGACTCTGGCAGGCACACGAGGTGCGCACCACGCACGCTCAGGAGAAGCGATTGCGGCATCCGGAGGTGGGAATTCTGGAGATGCAGTGCCAACTTCTGCACGATCTCGGGCAGGGTCAGTCCCTGCTGGTGCTCACCGCCACCCCCGGCACCGACAGCTACGAGAAGTTGCGGCTGCTCTCCGTGCTCGGCGCCCAGCGCCTCGGCTCAGGCGCCTGA
- a CDS encoding SDR family oxidoreductase, with the protein MPKTMDIPVPDLTGKRALVTGASDGIGLNIAARLARAGAEVVMPVRDQAKGDAAAQRIRERTPGARLEVRGLDLSSPASVAALADELLRDGRPLDIQINNAGVMRPPGRRVTDDGFELQLVTNHLGHFALTARLSPLLRAARAHVTTQVSIAADERSVNWDDLNWERGYNASGAYSSSKIAVGLFAVELHRRSARHGWGIRSTLAQPGISPTNLLAAQPSMGRARDTTGVKVIRALSRRGILAGTAESAALSAVYAATSPAAQGGHLYGPSGFLRLSGLPAEQPLYSRLASEEDGRRIWELSERLTGVRFPA; encoded by the coding sequence TTGCCGAAGACCATGGACATCCCCGTACCGGACCTCACCGGGAAGCGCGCCCTCGTCACGGGTGCGAGCGACGGGATCGGCCTCAACATCGCCGCCCGGCTCGCCAGGGCGGGAGCCGAGGTCGTGATGCCGGTCCGCGACCAGGCCAAGGGGGACGCCGCCGCACAGCGCATCAGGGAACGCACACCGGGCGCGCGGCTGGAGGTGCGCGGCCTCGATCTCTCCTCGCCCGCGTCGGTGGCCGCGCTCGCCGACGAGCTGCTTCGCGACGGACGTCCGCTCGACATCCAGATCAACAACGCGGGCGTCATGAGGCCGCCCGGTCGACGGGTCACCGACGACGGCTTCGAACTGCAGCTCGTCACCAATCACCTCGGTCATTTCGCCCTGACCGCGCGGCTGTCGCCCCTGCTGCGGGCCGCCAGGGCACACGTGACGACCCAGGTGAGCATCGCCGCCGACGAGCGCTCGGTGAACTGGGACGACCTCAACTGGGAGCGCGGATACAACGCGAGCGGGGCGTACAGCTCGTCGAAGATCGCGGTCGGCCTGTTCGCGGTGGAACTCCACCGGCGCAGCGCCCGGCACGGCTGGGGCATCCGAAGCACGTTGGCGCAGCCGGGAATCTCGCCCACGAACCTGCTGGCCGCGCAGCCGAGCATGGGCAGGGCGCGAGACACCACCGGGGTGAAGGTGATTCGAGCCCTCTCCCGCCGGGGCATCCTGGCGGGCACGGCGGAGTCGGCCGCGTTGTCGGCCGTGTACGCCGCGACCAGCCCGGCGGCCCAGGGCGGTCACCTGTACGGTCCGAGCGGATTCCTACGGCTGAGCGGCCTGCCCGCCGAACAGCCGCTGTACTCCCGCCTGGCGAGCGAGGAGGACGGCAGACGCATCTGGGAGCTGTCGGAGCGGCTGACCGGCGTACGCTTTCCGGCCTGA
- a CDS encoding tetratricopeptide repeat protein, with product MTHSGAAQDVMTPPWAATAGRRRVIGRDVVLAALATVLALVVAVFTAAPQVFAWWLGLLGLIALAGPIRRGGAAYRSPPDLDPDGNVDFEATSALARSLRDRSGPDAEQHHRQRIALHSRLLGPDHPDTVLAHNDLARTLGEYGRTAEAVEILREVLPSVARTRGDEHPDTLSIRNNLAAALAAAGRPDEATRLFTEVLASRARELGALHPHTLSVRNNLAQLLAGLDRSDEAETHLRIVLDGRTRLLGDDDPLTASTRHGLAVIVAARGDDAEAERLFVRALTARRRRLGPRHPLTLATRTALAELIRRRA from the coding sequence GTGACTCATTCTGGTGCCGCCCAGGACGTCATGACACCGCCCTGGGCGGCGACCGCGGGACGGCGACGCGTGATCGGCCGCGACGTCGTCCTCGCGGCCCTCGCCACGGTGCTCGCCCTCGTCGTCGCGGTGTTCACCGCCGCGCCGCAGGTCTTCGCCTGGTGGCTGGGCCTGCTCGGCCTCATCGCCCTCGCGGGACCGATCCGCCGCGGCGGGGCCGCATACCGCTCTCCGCCCGACCTCGACCCCGACGGGAACGTGGACTTCGAGGCGACGAGCGCGCTGGCCCGCAGCCTGCGCGACCGGTCGGGCCCCGACGCCGAACAGCACCATCGGCAGCGCATCGCGCTCCACAGCCGACTGCTCGGTCCCGATCACCCGGACACGGTCCTCGCCCACAACGACCTCGCCCGGACACTCGGCGAATACGGCAGGACAGCCGAGGCGGTCGAGATCCTGCGGGAAGTGCTGCCCTCCGTCGCGCGGACCCGAGGCGACGAGCATCCGGACACCCTCAGCATTCGCAACAACCTGGCGGCGGCCCTGGCGGCGGCAGGCCGCCCCGACGAGGCGACACGGCTCTTCACCGAGGTGCTGGCGTCCCGGGCGAGGGAACTGGGCGCACTGCACCCCCACACGCTCAGCGTCCGGAACAACCTGGCTCAACTGCTGGCAGGCCTGGATCGATCCGACGAGGCCGAGACGCATCTCCGCATCGTCCTCGACGGCAGGACCCGCCTGCTCGGCGACGACGACCCCCTGACCGCGAGCACCCGGCACGGCCTCGCGGTCATCGTGGCGGCCCGCGGTGACGACGCGGAGGCGGAACGGCTCTTCGTCCGGGCGCTCACCGCCCGCCGTCGACGACTCGGGCCCCGGCATCCGCTCACCCTGGCCACACGGACGGCCTTGGCCGAGCTGATCCGGCGACGCGCCTGA